CTGTTGAGCATTTTGTGTACTTCTGCATTTGCGCAAAAAGCAGGGTCAGGCGCTGACCAAATCGCGAGTTTTGCTGATGACGTTTCATGGCTGTCAACAGAAGGTGAGATTTTTGGCCTGCCTGTAAACGTACACGGTCAAACAACCTATATTAATCAGCGTTACAACAATTTCACATCTTCATACTCTGGCCAAAATAGTATGAGTGAGCTGAAATCCATGAGCTATACCTGGTCTGGTACTTTGTTTTTGGGTTCTCGCTTAGCGCCAAACACAGATGTGTATTTCAATCCAGAAGTCGTTTCTGGCGTACCTTTTTCTGGCTTAGTTGGTCTAGGTGGTTTTACGAACGGCGAAGCAACAAAGGCGGGCGGCGCTCAGGCCAAGTTTTATTCTGCACGCGCATTTCTGCGTCACACTATTAATCAAGAGGGTGATAAGGTTTTGCTGGAGAATGATGCAAACCAAATTACGCAAACGGTAAGCAGCAATCGCATTGTGGTAACTGCTGGACAGTTTTCCACTTTAGATATTTTTGACGATAGTCGTTATGCTAAAGATCCTCGAGTTCAATTTATGAACTGGGGCAATATGACCTACCTTGCGTATGACTACTCTGCTGATGCACGTGGCTACAGCACTGGCTTAGCAGGTGAGTGGTATCTTGAGAATTGGGTCTTGCGCGCCTCTCGCATGCTCGCACCTAAGAACCCCAATGGTCGTGATTTGAACTGGCAAATCTTCAATACTTATGGCGATCAAGTTGAGGTTGAGCGACAACACAATATTGCTGACTTGCCTGGAAAGCTCAGCGTACTGGCGTATCGCAACAGAATGATCTTGGCACGCTTTCAGGATGCGACCAACTATGTCAACGCAAACAATGCGCAAGGTACACAGGCAATTAATAATGTTCGCACTAACTACCAATACAAAACAGGTATTGGTATCAATGGTGAACAAGCCTTGACCAAAGATCTCGGTATCTATGGTCGCGCATTTACCTCCGATGGGCATACAGAAACCATGTCATTTACTGAGGCAGATAACTCGCTTTCAGTTGGTATGGGTCTGAATGGAACAAGTTGGAAACGGCCGAGTGACAGTATCGGAATCTCGATGATGCAAAACGGCCTCTCGAGTTTTAGAAGAGGCTATTTGCAAGCTGGTGGCGTGTCTTACTTTATTGGTGACTATGCAGGTCCTTCACAAACGATCTCGTATCGCCCAGAAAGAATTGGTGAGGTGTACTACAACGCCCTAGTGGTCAAAAATGTATTGGCGGGATTGAACTTTCAGCACATTAGTAATCCAGCCTACAACTCAGCCCGCGGCCCTGTAAATATTGTGTCTTTCAGGATCCATGCCGAGTTTTAAAGGTTTTGTAGATCATGAGCTTAATTATTATCTTTAGAATCAATAAGATAGAAATTTTCAATAATTCGACTTTTGCCTTTTGTACCCTATAATCCTTTAAACCCCCTTTAGTAGGCATTGCAAGCCATAAATGTGTACCAGGGGCTATAAAAACAGCATTTTTATTGATTTAGAGGCAGCTGCATTTGTTTATTCTCAGTACACGTAAAACGAGCGTAGCAAATCTACTCAAAAGTATTGCACTCTTTGCAATAACTGCTTTTGCTTTCTCGGTATTTGCGCAAACATCCGCTGATAACGCCCCTGCTAGCGTCACTGTGCAATCAGGCGATTCTTCTTTAGCATCGCCACCATCGATCGGCGCGCAACTGAGTGCCCAAGACCAGAGTTCAAAGGCGGCAGAATTATTTGCGCCGGTAACCAAAGCCAATACGCCTAAGATTTATACGAAGCCTGCTTCAAATGGCCCAATGGAGATGGACTTACGCCAACTGTGGAGTGAGCTCAAACTCAATAACCCACAATTGTCTTCATTGCGTGAATCTTATCTCTCTGCTAAGGCAACGGTACCTCAGATTGCAGCACCAGCAAATCCACAGGTCGGCTTGGTGTGGTCTGGTATGCCAGTCAATTCACCATTTGCATTGGGTGGTGCGAATACGCCTTCAGCAGCAAATCCCAATGGAATCAGCAGTAATAATGCAATTTCTGTAGCACAACCTTTTCAGTTTCCAGGCAAGAAAAGTCTTGCGGCAGACATTGCTGATACCAATGCAGAGGCACTCTTAGCCAGCTCTGAGTCGACTTACTTGCAATTGGGGGCACAGCTTTCTACTTTGTATTACAACGCACTGGCGGCTCAGAAGCAGTTGCAGGTTTTGAAAGAGTCTGTCATGCGCCTGGAGATGGTGAAGAATGTTGCTAAAGCACGCTACGCTAATAATGCTGCGGCTTATGTTGAATATCTCAATGCTCAGGTCGCACAAAGTGCAGCACAAGCAGATCAGTTCAATGTTGAGCGCCAATTACAAGTTGGACTGAATAACATCAATACTTTGGTAGGTCGCCACTCACGTGAGAAATTGGTGCTGCGCGGTGATGTGCGCCGCGCTATGAATAGTGTGCCCACACTAGTTGAGTTAGAGGACTACGCAGAATCAAGCCATCCCTCCTTAAAGAGCTCAGCATTGCAATTAGATGCTGCACGCAAGGGTGTTGCACTTGCAAAGAAGGCATATTTGCCAGACTTTCAGGTAATCGGGTCTTCTTACACGCCACGCGGACCATTTGCTGCTAACAATGGCGCGATGTTCTATCAGTTCGAATTGGATCTAATAATTCCCTTATATTTCTTTACTAAAGAAAAGTATGGTGTAGAGCAGGCGCAGCGTAATCAAGCGGCTGCTGAAGCAGGTAACATTTCCAATCGACAGCAAATTGTGCTGGCGGTAAACACTGCTTATGCTGCTTACGAGCAGGCTAAGACCCAAACCCAATTTTTGAGGGAGCGTCAAGTGCCCCAAGCGGATGCTGCTTATAAAGTAGGATTAATACAGTATTCCAATAATGGTCAAGGTTTTAATGATTTGTTGACAGCGCAAACCCAATTGCGTAGCTTGGAAGTTCAGTTAGCTTTGGCTGAGGCAAATTTACTGCAGGCTCAGGCGGTATTGCTCGTCTCTGCAGGTAAAGAACCTTTTTAAGGAGTTGTTTTGAAGGACAAGTTAATTAAAATTCTGAGCCGAACTTCTGAGGAGTTGAAGAAGTTAAAGGCTAAGTTTATTGCTCGAATTGAGGCCAATACGAATGAAATACATCGTTCTTATTGGGCTCTCCCACTGGAAACCCGTGCTCGACTTCGTTTGGCCATTATTTGCGCATCCATTCTGATGCTTGGTATTGTCATCGGATTATTTGTAAACGTGAATCGCCCCGTCAAGTTAGATAAAACAGTAAAGTCTGTGAGCGTTGAGGGTACGGGCGCTATGGAATTAAAGCTTCCAGGGATTCAGCTTAATCCCAGTATTTATGTTTTTCAAGATGCTACTGTGGTTAAGGTTCCTGTAGAGCTTAAGGTTCCTGGGCGCTTAGCATTTAATGCTGAAAAAGCAAAAGTGCTTTCTGCAAGAGCGCCGGGTAGAGTTGAGAGGATCTATGCCTTTGATGGGGCTCCTGTAGAGGTTGGCACGCCAGTGATAGAACTTTATAGCCCTGAATTTTTGTCTGCTCAGCAGGAATACCTTTTGTCATCCAAGACCGCAAAGATCTTGGAGGTTAATAAAACAATGAGCGATCTTTTGGGTGATGCGCAAATCACGCAACAAGCTGCAGGGAATCGCATGCGCAACTTGGGTGCAAGTGAAGGCGACATTAAATCGCTTGAAAAAACTGGCAAGACCCAGACTAATCTCATCATGCGTTCACCGCTGCAGGGTGTTGTGGTGAAGCGTGCTGTTGAGCCTGGTTCGATTGTGAGTGCTGGCGACGTATTAGTCTCTCTCGCTAATCCAAAAGAACTTTGGTTCTTGGGCAATATATACGAGCAAGATATTCGCAAGATCCAAAAAGGGCAGACGATGATTCTTCGATCAGAGTCTTATCCAGACAAAGAGTTTATCGCTACAGCCAATTACATTGCGCCAGCGATTGATCCAGAAACGCATGCTTTGCTGATTCGCTGTGATGTTGAGAATACCGACGGACTTCTGCGTCCTGATATGTACGTTAGTGCACGCTTAAAGACCGCCGAAACTGAGGCAGTAGTTGTGCCTCAATCTGCCATTGTGCGTGTACGTGAAATGCGTTACGCCATTATCAAAACAGGACCCGATACTTATCGGAGATTCCTAGTAAAGGGTTATGACCTGGATGGTAAAAAGTTTGCTGTAACCGAGGGCTTGGAGCCTGGCATGAAAGTTTTAACTGATGGCGCGGTCTTATTAAACGACCGCTTTGCCAAGCAGGAGGAATAAGTGAGTTTCGTTACCTCCTTCATTCGGGGAGTTTTAGAAAAGCGCGTCATTATTCTTGCGGCTGCAGTAGTGCTATTGATTTTTGGCGCATTTAGTTTAAAGCAGTTACCAATTCAGCCATATCCTGGCGTTGCTCCGCTGACAATTCAAGCGATTTCACAGTGGCCTGGCAGGAGTACCACTGAGGTAGAGCAGCAAGTTACGATCCCTGTGGAAAATGCCTTGGCCGGTATTCCGGGGGTAAAAACTTTTCGCTCCGTATCTTTGTTTGGCTTGTCAGTTGTAACCTTAAAGTTCAACGACAATGTGGATCCATTTAAAGTCCGCCAAATTTTTTCAACCAATTTAGGTAATGTAGCTTTTCCACCAGGCGTTAGCTCCAGCGTTAGCCCTGACTCAGATGCTACTGGCGAGATCTTGCGCTATCAGGTGATTTCTGATTACGCTTCACCTACACGTTTAAAGACATTGCAAAACTATGAAATCTATAAAGAGTTAAAGCAAACTCCGGGTATTGCAGACGTTTCCTCATTTGGCGGCAAGATCCGACAGTATCAAGTCATCGTAAGCCCCGAGAGCCTGCAGTCCAAAGGGGTTACTGTTGCGCAATTAATTGAAGCGCTCTCTAGGGCGAATGACAATACTGGCGGTGGTGTTCTGCCAAGCGGTGAACAACAGTTTGTAGTACGTGGCGTTGGTCTATTGCGCAATATTGATGACATCAAACAGGTTGTCATTGCTGTGAACAAGGGTATTCCTGTTCGTATTGGTGATGTAGCTACGGTAGAAATTGGTAATGCGCCCCGCTTGGGGCTATTCCAGTTTGACAACAATCCTGATTCAGTAGAAGGAATTGTTTTTTTGCGTCGCGGTGAAAATGCTTCTGAAGTATTGGCTAGAGTGCGCGAACGAATCGATAACATTAACAGTCATATATTGCCCCCTGGCATTCAGATTAAACCTTTCTATGATCGTCAAGTACTCCTAGACATCACAGTGGGTACTGTAAAGCACACCATGTTCTTTGGTATCACGATGGTACTTGCCTTACTCTACGTTTTCTTGGGAAATTTGCGCGCTGCTGCAATTGTTGCTGCGGTGATTCCGCTCGCTCTATGTTTCTCCTTCATCATGATGTATCTCTTTAATGTGCCAGCTAACCTTATCTCTTTGGGTGCAATTGATTTTGGTGTGATTGTGGATGCGGCCGTAATCATTACAGAGAACGTCATGCGCCATCTAGAAGAAGGCGGTAAGCGTGTAAATCAAAGTATTATTTTGGCTACTAGCGAAGTCCAGCGCGCGATGGTCTATTCCACAAGCATCATTATTGTTGCGTATTCACCATTGTTCTTAATGGGCGGCGTTGAAGGCATTATCTTTAAGCCAATGGCTTTCACTATGGGTTTTGCTCTGGTAGCCTCGATTATTCTCAGTCTGACATTCCTACCTGCATCGATGTCATACGTCTTCGGTAACAATTTTAGTCATACGCCACCAAAATTTATAGGTTGGATGTTAGCTCACTACCGTCCTTTATTAAGGAAATGGATGGATCATCCACGCCATGTCATTACGGTTTCTATTTTCATTTTGGGCGTGACGCTATTGAGCGCTACCAGACTGGGAACAGCGTTCTTGCCAACCTTAGAAGAAAACAATATCTGGTTACGCGTAACACTACCAAATACAGTAGATCTTAATTACTCTATTAAGGTGGCTAATCAGTTGCGTGAAATTTTCTTAAAGCAGCCTGAGTTGGAGAAGGTTGCAGTCCAGATTGGGCGCCCCGATGATGGCACTGACTCTACGGGTGTCTTTAATCAAGAATATGGCTTGTATTTGAAATCTCCCGAAGAAATGCCAAAGGGAACAAGTAAGCATTTGCTAGTTCAGCATCTTCAGGCCGAGCTTGGAAAGATTCCTGGAATTAACTTTAGTTTTTCTCAATACATTCAAGATAACGTCAATGAGGCTTTATCTGGCGTTAAGGGCGAGAATTCAGTCAAAATCTATGGGGCAGATCTAGATGTCTTGGCAGATAAGGCGCACGATGTAGTTGCACAATTAAAGAAGGTGCGCGGTATCGAGGATGAGAACGTTCTTAAAGAATTAGGGCAACCTACCTTAAACATTCAAATTGATCGTGAGAAGTCTGCGCGCTATGGTGTGAATGTCGCAGACATTCAAACTGTTGTTGCCAATGCTATTGGTGGTGCGCCAGTAACCAACTTCCTTGAAGATGAAAAAACATTTGGGATTGCCGTGCGCTTGAACGAGGCTAGTCGAAATGATATTCCCGATGTCACCAACTTGTTAGTTGATGCACCAAATGGGCAAAAAGTACCTTTGGGAATGGTGGCCAACGTCAGGCTGACAGATGGACCTTTCTTTATCTATCGTGAATCAGGAAAGCGCTACATTGCAGTGATTTTCAGCGTACGCGGCCGAGATTTGGGTAGTGCTGTCGAAGACGCTAAGTATTTGGTTGAAAAGAATGTCAGTTTGCCAGCCAACTATATGATTTCTTGGGATGGCCAGTTCAATCAAATGAAAGCCGCTCAACAAAAGTTGATGGTCATCATTCCATTAACTTTAGTGGCAATTTTCTTGCTCTTAGTTGCTGCTCTGGGCAACTTCCGAGATGCTGTCATTGTTTTGATTAATGTTCCTTTTGCCGCCATTGGGGGAATCATTGCACTTCACTTGGGTGGTGAGACCTTGAGTATCTCCGCACTATTTGGCTTTCTCTCATTATTCGGTATCGCGATTCAGGATGGCGTAATTCTAGTCTCTTATATCAATAAGACGGTAGCTGAAGAACATGGTGCCATGAAAGATGCCATGGTAGATGGCGCTGCCTTACGTGTTCGCCCTGTCATGATGACTGCGATGTTGGCTGGCCTAGGTCTATTACCTGCAGCTCTCTCTCATGCTATTGGATCTGAAGCGCAGCGCCCATTAGCCTTGGTAATTGTCGGCGGCATGGTCACCACCACCATCTTGACGCTCTTGGTATTGCCGGTGATTTACGCAGCTATGAAATCACGCGGTAAGCATTCTCCTGGGCTGGTGTGATGTCAAGACTACCGCACATTCTGGTTTCTAACGATGATGGCTACCTCGCTCCTGGCTTATTGGCTTTGGTAAACGCCGTACGTCCACTAGGCCGCATTACCGTGATTGCGCCTGAGCAAAATCACAGTGGAGCCTCAAATTCATTAACCTTATCTCGACCGCTATCGATTCACCGAGTAGCGGGTGGCGACCGAGATGGCTTCTTCTTTATCAATGGCACGCCAACGGATTGCGTGCATGTGGCCATGACTGGTTTCTTAGATGAAAAGCCTGACTTAGTAATTTCAGGCATTAACCAGGGCGAGAATATGGGCGAAGATGTGCTTTATTCTGGTACGGTTGCAGCAGCAATTGAAGGGGTGATGTTTGGTGTTCCTGGCATTGCTTTCTCGCAAATTGATCGTGGCTGGAATCGTATTGATGATGCCGCTCAAGCTGCGCATGATGTTGTGGCGCAAATGCTAGTTTCGACTCTTGCTAGAGCTGAGGGCACGGCGACACTGCTCAACGTCAATATTCCCAATCGCCCCTATGCTGATTTATACCGCTGGCGCGTGACCCGTTTGGGTAACCGCCACCACTCTCAGCCAGTGGTTGTGCAAGATAGCCCCCGTGGCGATAAGATTTATTGGATTGGTGCGGCTGGGCATGTAAAAGATAATTCTGAAGGCACTGATTTCCATGCAATTGATGAGGGTTGTATTTCAATTACCCCAATGCAATTGGATTTGAGTCATCACGCACGCTTGGCGGCGATGCGTTCTAACGGTTGGGATCGCGGTTGAAGGCTCCAACTGAAAGATTTGCCGCCTATCGTCAAGCACTGGCAGCCAAAGTACATGATGCTGGCGTGAAGCACGGAAAAACTCTAGAGGCTATTGCTACAGTTCCGCGTCACGCATTCATTGATGCTGGTTTACATGCGCAAGCGTATGAAGATACGGCGCTGCCAATTGGTCAAGAGCAAACTATTTCTAAGCCATCGGTAGTAGCTCGCATGATCGAGCTATTGCATAAGCCCAGGCATAAACTTGGAAAAGTACTCGAGATCGGCACAGGTTGTGGTTACCAAGCCGCAGTTCTAAGCTTATTAGCAGATGAGGTGTATTCAATAGAGCGCATACGTCCGCTGCATGATCTGGCTAGAGCAAAGTTACGCCCATTTCGTATTAATAATTTGCGCCTGATCTACGGTGACGGTATCTTGGGTTTGCCGCAAGCCGCCCCTTTTGATGGAATCATTTTGGCGGCCGCAGGTTTGGGCATTCCGGATGCCTTATTGGACCAATTGGCTATCGGAGGGCGTTTAGTTGCCCCTGTAGCTAAAAATGAAAAAGAGCAGCAGCTGATTATGGTTGAAAGAATGAGCTCTCAGCGTTATGAAAGAACTGTTCTGGACGAGGTCTTTTTTGTCCCCTTACAATCAGGGGTAGTATGAAATCGAATCAGAATTCAATATCGAATATGCCTAATAGCTTATCCAAAAGCTTCTTGATTGCAGCCCTCTCTGCATCATTGCTGTTGACTGTCGGGTGCTCTACGCCGCGGACCAAGCCTGCCAGTGTGACTGATCGTAGCGGGGGGTCGTATGAGCCAGCGCCTGCTGGTTACTATCGCGTGAAGAGGGGTGACACCTTAGCGCGCATTGCCTTGGATCATGGGCAGGCACCACGTGATGTGGCGCAGTGGAATGCTTCAGTCAATCCAAGCTTTAATCCAAATGTAATTGAAGTTGGCGACTTGGTGTTAATTAAAGCGCCTGCAGGCTTAAAGTCTGCTAAAGCAGTTGATAAAAAACCAGAGGGCGATAAATTAGATGCATTGCCCACAGAAGCTACCAAGCCAGAAGTGGTGGCTGAGCCTGGCATTCGTTTGTCTTGGCCGGCTAAAGGTAAGCTTACTGGTGAATTTAACGAAACTAATAAAGGGATCGATATCGCCGGTAAAGTTGGCGAGCCGATATTGGCTGCCTCGGATGGCAAAGTTGTTTACGCTGGGAATAGCTTGCGTGGTTACGGTAACTTGGTAATTGTTAAACATGACAATACTTATCTCACTGCTTATGCACATAACAGCAAGCTTTTGGTGAAAGAGGGTGATGCTGTTCGCAAGGGGCAGAAGA
Above is a genomic segment from Polynucleobacter sp. MG-5-Ahmo-C2 containing:
- a CDS encoding carbohydrate porin, with the protein product MTRKFYLLLLLSILCTSAFAQKAGSGADQIASFADDVSWLSTEGEIFGLPVNVHGQTTYINQRYNNFTSSYSGQNSMSELKSMSYTWSGTLFLGSRLAPNTDVYFNPEVVSGVPFSGLVGLGGFTNGEATKAGGAQAKFYSARAFLRHTINQEGDKVLLENDANQITQTVSSNRIVVTAGQFSTLDIFDDSRYAKDPRVQFMNWGNMTYLAYDYSADARGYSTGLAGEWYLENWVLRASRMLAPKNPNGRDLNWQIFNTYGDQVEVERQHNIADLPGKLSVLAYRNRMILARFQDATNYVNANNAQGTQAINNVRTNYQYKTGIGINGEQALTKDLGIYGRAFTSDGHTETMSFTEADNSLSVGMGLNGTSWKRPSDSIGISMMQNGLSSFRRGYLQAGGVSYFIGDYAGPSQTISYRPERIGEVYYNALVVKNVLAGLNFQHISNPAYNSARGPVNIVSFRIHAEF
- a CDS encoding TolC family protein, which codes for MFILSTRKTSVANLLKSIALFAITAFAFSVFAQTSADNAPASVTVQSGDSSLASPPSIGAQLSAQDQSSKAAELFAPVTKANTPKIYTKPASNGPMEMDLRQLWSELKLNNPQLSSLRESYLSAKATVPQIAAPANPQVGLVWSGMPVNSPFALGGANTPSAANPNGISSNNAISVAQPFQFPGKKSLAADIADTNAEALLASSESTYLQLGAQLSTLYYNALAAQKQLQVLKESVMRLEMVKNVAKARYANNAAAYVEYLNAQVAQSAAQADQFNVERQLQVGLNNINTLVGRHSREKLVLRGDVRRAMNSVPTLVELEDYAESSHPSLKSSALQLDAARKGVALAKKAYLPDFQVIGSSYTPRGPFAANNGAMFYQFELDLIIPLYFFTKEKYGVEQAQRNQAAAEAGNISNRQQIVLAVNTAYAAYEQAKTQTQFLRERQVPQADAAYKVGLIQYSNNGQGFNDLLTAQTQLRSLEVQLALAEANLLQAQAVLLVSAGKEPF
- a CDS encoding efflux RND transporter periplasmic adaptor subunit — protein: MKDKLIKILSRTSEELKKLKAKFIARIEANTNEIHRSYWALPLETRARLRLAIICASILMLGIVIGLFVNVNRPVKLDKTVKSVSVEGTGAMELKLPGIQLNPSIYVFQDATVVKVPVELKVPGRLAFNAEKAKVLSARAPGRVERIYAFDGAPVEVGTPVIELYSPEFLSAQQEYLLSSKTAKILEVNKTMSDLLGDAQITQQAAGNRMRNLGASEGDIKSLEKTGKTQTNLIMRSPLQGVVVKRAVEPGSIVSAGDVLVSLANPKELWFLGNIYEQDIRKIQKGQTMILRSESYPDKEFIATANYIAPAIDPETHALLIRCDVENTDGLLRPDMYVSARLKTAETEAVVVPQSAIVRVREMRYAIIKTGPDTYRRFLVKGYDLDGKKFAVTEGLEPGMKVLTDGAVLLNDRFAKQEE
- a CDS encoding efflux RND transporter permease subunit — protein: MSFVTSFIRGVLEKRVIILAAAVVLLIFGAFSLKQLPIQPYPGVAPLTIQAISQWPGRSTTEVEQQVTIPVENALAGIPGVKTFRSVSLFGLSVVTLKFNDNVDPFKVRQIFSTNLGNVAFPPGVSSSVSPDSDATGEILRYQVISDYASPTRLKTLQNYEIYKELKQTPGIADVSSFGGKIRQYQVIVSPESLQSKGVTVAQLIEALSRANDNTGGGVLPSGEQQFVVRGVGLLRNIDDIKQVVIAVNKGIPVRIGDVATVEIGNAPRLGLFQFDNNPDSVEGIVFLRRGENASEVLARVRERIDNINSHILPPGIQIKPFYDRQVLLDITVGTVKHTMFFGITMVLALLYVFLGNLRAAAIVAAVIPLALCFSFIMMYLFNVPANLISLGAIDFGVIVDAAVIITENVMRHLEEGGKRVNQSIILATSEVQRAMVYSTSIIIVAYSPLFLMGGVEGIIFKPMAFTMGFALVASIILSLTFLPASMSYVFGNNFSHTPPKFIGWMLAHYRPLLRKWMDHPRHVITVSIFILGVTLLSATRLGTAFLPTLEENNIWLRVTLPNTVDLNYSIKVANQLREIFLKQPELEKVAVQIGRPDDGTDSTGVFNQEYGLYLKSPEEMPKGTSKHLLVQHLQAELGKIPGINFSFSQYIQDNVNEALSGVKGENSVKIYGADLDVLADKAHDVVAQLKKVRGIEDENVLKELGQPTLNIQIDREKSARYGVNVADIQTVVANAIGGAPVTNFLEDEKTFGIAVRLNEASRNDIPDVTNLLVDAPNGQKVPLGMVANVRLTDGPFFIYRESGKRYIAVIFSVRGRDLGSAVEDAKYLVEKNVSLPANYMISWDGQFNQMKAAQQKLMVIIPLTLVAIFLLLVAALGNFRDAVIVLINVPFAAIGGIIALHLGGETLSISALFGFLSLFGIAIQDGVILVSYINKTVAEEHGAMKDAMVDGAALRVRPVMMTAMLAGLGLLPAALSHAIGSEAQRPLALVIVGGMVTTTILTLLVLPVIYAAMKSRGKHSPGLV
- the surE gene encoding 5'/3'-nucleotidase SurE, producing MSRLPHILVSNDDGYLAPGLLALVNAVRPLGRITVIAPEQNHSGASNSLTLSRPLSIHRVAGGDRDGFFFINGTPTDCVHVAMTGFLDEKPDLVISGINQGENMGEDVLYSGTVAAAIEGVMFGVPGIAFSQIDRGWNRIDDAAQAAHDVVAQMLVSTLARAEGTATLLNVNIPNRPYADLYRWRVTRLGNRHHSQPVVVQDSPRGDKIYWIGAAGHVKDNSEGTDFHAIDEGCISITPMQLDLSHHARLAAMRSNGWDRG
- a CDS encoding peptidoglycan DD-metalloendopeptidase family protein — its product is MPNSLSKSFLIAALSASLLLTVGCSTPRTKPASVTDRSGGSYEPAPAGYYRVKRGDTLARIALDHGQAPRDVAQWNASVNPSFNPNVIEVGDLVLIKAPAGLKSAKAVDKKPEGDKLDALPTEATKPEVVAEPGIRLSWPAKGKLTGEFNETNKGIDIAGKVGEPILAASDGKVVYAGNSLRGYGNLVIVKHDNTYLTAYAHNSKLLVKEGDAVRKGQKIAEMGDTDTTAAKLHFELRVNGKPVNPTPYLQ